TTATGTATAATTTCATGTATAATCTTTTTCTAAATAATTCAATCTTTGAGATAGTCTCAAATATCATATATTCATTTAATTCATATTTTAGCAAAAATAATACTATTTACATAAAACTCTAAAAATAATGCCATTTTGTAGGATCATATAACAAATGTGCGAAACTTAATTGTGTAGGTGAACTACTTCCAAAAAACAAATTCAAACTAATAATCTGCATATTTCTCAGAAATTTGCCCTAAAATCCCCATCAACTCATCATAGTCGCTGCAACGAAGCATTGCTATTCGTAAATCGCGAAAATAAGGCAATCCTTTGAATGATTGTGCCATATGACGACGCAGACGAATTATTCCTCGTGGCGTGCCTGCATAATCTATTGATTTGTCAATATGAATTTTTAGCAGTTCAAGCTGCTGAGGAATAGTGAGTTTTGCTAATAATTCTCCGGTTTCGAGGAAATGTTTTATTTCTTTGAAAATATATGGTTTTCCTATACTTGCCCGACCAACCATTATTGCATCAACACCGTATCTATTGAACATTTCTAAAGCAATTTCAGGATTGTCAATGTCGCCGTTTCCTATCACAGGAATTTTTATGCGTGGATTATTTTTTACTTCTCCAATGAGAGTCCAGTCTGCCTCGCCTTTATACATTTGAGTGCGAGTACGTCCATGAATTGTAATTGCCTTTATTCCAACATCTTGCAATCGTTCAGCAATTTCAACTATATTTTTATTGCTTTCGTCCCAACCAAGACGAGTTTTCGCTGTTACCGGAAGTTTTGTGGCTTTTACGACTTCGGCAGTCATTTCCACCATTTTCGGAATATCTTTCATCAAACCTGCTCCACCGCCTTTTGTAGCAATTTTTTTTACAGGGCAACCAAAATTCAGGTCAATAAGTTCAGGATTTAGATTTTCAGCTAATTTTGCAGCTTCAACCATCGATTCAATTTTATTTCCATAAAGTTGAATACCTATAGGACGTTCATAATCAAATATTTCCATTTTCTGAATACTCCTTTTCACATCTCTGATGAGAGCTTCGGACGAAACAAATTCGGTGTACATCATATCTGCACCGTATTGTTTGCACAACGAACGAAACACAATGTCGGTAACATCCTCTAATGGAGCAAGGAAAACAGGATATTTGGGAAATTCAATATTGTCGATTTTCATTTGCTGGAAATTGGAAAATAAAAATTAAAAATTAAAAATTAAAAAAAATACTTTTGCATTTTGCAAAAATAGATACAATTTATGATAAGTTTAAAATGAAATTCATAATTCATGTTTGAAAATTCGTCATTCTTCACAAAAATATTTATGATTGCGTTTATCGTAATCTCCTGTTTTTTAATTATTTTCGTTATAGGATTAGTTTTAGCAATTCCAATTTTCGATTTAAATATTTTTACTGATCCATCAATTCTCGATTCCGAAAATCTGAAAAAAAACGTAGATTTTTTAAAATATCTGCAAATCCTTCAATCTGTTGGACTTTTTGTATTGCCTCCATTTATAATTGCATTTTTATTTTCATATAAAATAAAAAATTACTTAAAGTTAGACACAGGAATTTCCCCTTCATTTTTTATTATTGCTGTTATAGTAATGATTTCTGGTTTGCCAATAATAGAATTTCTTGCAAGAATAAATTCATTTTTAGAACTTCCTGAATTTATGTCCGGCATAGAGAATTGGATGAAAAATGCCGAAGAAAAAGCTGCAGAATTAACAGCAATTTTTCTGCAAACAAAAGGATTTAACGATCTGTTAGTTAACCTCTTAATGATTGCAATAATTCCTGCAATTGGCGAAGAATTACTTTTTCGAGGAGTTGTTCAAAAAGTTTTTATTGATTTAACTAAAAATATTCATTGGGGAATTTTTATTTCTGCATTTATTTTTAGTGCCGGGCATTTCCAGTTCTATGGCTTTCTTCCACGATTGGCGCTCGGAATGTTTTTTGGATATTTGTTAGTTTGGAGTGGCTCAATTTGGCTACCAATAATTGCTCATTTCGTGCAAAATGCGATGGCAGTTTTTTTCTATCATTTTTTCGCAGATAAGTTCAGCGAAGAAGAAATTTTTGAATTAAGTGAAAATTATATTGATTCAAATTTATTATTGATTCTCAGTTTTTTAGTTCTTATTTCAGGAATTTTCATTATCCGAATGATTAATCGTAGAAAAGTACAAGTTTAGTTTTCAATATAAATTTCAATTGAAAACCAAAGAGTATTGATTAATATTATTAGATTTTGCTTTCTTAGCAATTCTAATTTGTTTAATTTTCTTTTCTCTACGATCAGCCATTTTTTGAGCAGATGTTTCTTCTTTTTCCGATTTTCTGAAAACATATGTTAGCCCATATTCTTTAGATAGTTCCCTCTTTTCATTTTCGGAAAATTCGCCATAGAATTCTTCTACTTCGTTCCAAATTTTCAGAATTATACCATCTGCTTCTTTCCGCAGTTCGCTCACTTTTTGGGAATTATTTACAGTAATTTTCTGTAAGTCTTTTTGAAGTTGATAGCTTGACACAAATCTTTCATACCACACTTTAACAACAGCAATAGTAGGATTTGTCATTGGATTTCCTCCATATGCAATCCTCTCCCTTTCACCATCAATAATAATTTTTCCCCATTTGATAACTTCTGCTTCAGTTTTTAGTGCCGGAACTTTTTTAGTACTTGGATTTAATCCATAATAAGTTCTGGCTTTTACGGGAATTTCTCCACGTAATATTGCAAAATTCAAAATTTGGATAAAATGAGAAATATATAGTTTAGATTTTTTAAATAAGGAGGAATAATCTCTATTCCGTGAAACTTGATTTTCAAAAGCAATCTTTTGTCTATCAATAGTTTGCTCAAAAATTGGCAAAAATCTTTTTGTATTTTGTAAGGTATTTTGTGAAAACGCCAATTCATTGTGAAGCACATTTTCAGATTTCTCGAATGCCGTCTTCAGTGCACGAAACCGTGCTATATCAGTATTTGGTAAGCGTCTATATGGCATTAAATATTTTGTTAATATCTTGTTTAAAACTTCTTAATAAACCTGCAAAGATATTAAATCAATATTTCAATCAACTATTTGAAGCCATGTTTTTAATACTTTTTTATTAACAAGTTGTTAGTAAAATCAAATTACATTTCTGTTAATAACTTTATACTAAAAATATTAAGTTTCCTGAAAATCAATTCAAAAATTTGTGGAATTTTGCACCTTCATTTAAAATAAGTTTGTCGAAATAATGTTATTAATCAACAAGTTCTTTAAAAGTAATGAATATTTTTAAAAATACATTTGAATAAATAATATTTAAGTTCTAATTTTAACCCCTTAAAAATTTATGATATGGAAATAAAAAAATCGCCTAAAGCCGACTTAGAGAAGCAAAGAGTCATTTTTATAGAAATTGGCTTAGTTTTAGCTCTATCATTGATATTGTTTGCATTTGAATGGACAAGCTCCAAAGGTTCTGCCGGAGATTTAGGGCAATTAAGCAATGTTGATAGCGAAGAAGAAATTATTCCGATTACAAGGCAGGAAGAAGTAAAACCACCTCCTCCACCTCCTCCACCACAAGTTACCGAAGTTTTAAATATTGTTGAAGACGATGTTGAAATTGAGGAAGAGCTGGAAATAGAAGAAACAGAAGCCGACGAAGAGACAGAAGTAGAAATTATTGAAGTTGCCGATGAGGAGGAAGAAGCCGAGATATTTCATATTGTTGAGGATATGCCGCAGTTTCCTGGCGGAGATATTGAACTTCGAAAATATATCGCAACAAAAGTAGTTTATCCGCAAATAGCGAGAGAAACCGGTATTGAAGGAAAAGTTTACGTATCTTTTGTTGTAAATTCAAAAGGTGCCGTAACAAAAGTTCAATTAGTTAGAGGAGTTGATCCTCTTCTTGACAAAGAGGCTTTAAAAGTAATAGAAGGATTGCCAAAATGGACACCGGGCAAGCAAAGAGGGAAACCTGTGAATGTTTCGTTTACTGTGCCAATTACTTTTAAGCTTGGATAAAAAATAAGAATCAAAGTTGAAATAATAACATTAAAACCCTGATAATAAAATCAGGGTTTTCTGTTTTAACTAAATTCTCATAAATTTATTAATCCATTATATTAAGGAGTTTTTCATTCAAAAAAAAATTAATGTCAGGATATTTAACTACAGACGATAAAGAATTAGCAATATTAATTGGAGTTGTAAATCAGCAACAAAACGAAAAGCAAGTTGAAGAATATTTGAACGAACTTGCTTTTCTTGTAGAAACAGCCGGAGCAGTTCCAGTTAAAAAATTCACTCAAAAAGTAGATCAGGCAAATCCTAAAACATTTGTTGGTTCTGGGAAACTAAACGAAATAATTGGTTTTGTTAAAGAAAATGAAATAAATCTGGTAGTTTTCGACGATGAACTTACTCCAACTCAACTAAGAAATATTGAAAAAGCCATTGAATGTAAAATTCTTGACAGAACAAATTTAATATTAGACATTTTTGCGAAAAGGGCAAGAACTGCGCATTCAAAAGTACAGGTAGAGTTAGCACAATACGAATATCTGTTACCACGACTAACAAGAATGTGGACACACTTAGAACGACAAAGAGGCGGAATTGGATTGAGAGGACCAGGTGAAACCGAAATTGAGACAGATAGACGAATCATACGCGATAAAATTTCTAATCTGAAAGTTCAACTGAAACAAATTGATAAGCAAATGGCTACTCAACGAAAAAATCGTGGAAAATTAGTCAGAGTTTCATTAGTCGGATATACCAATGTCGGAAAATCGACAATAATGAATATGCTTAGTAAATCAAATATCTTTGCTGAAAATAAACTTTTTGCAACTCTCGACACAACTGTTAGAAAGGTTGTGATAGAAAATTTGCCTTTCCTGTTGTCCGATACAGTTGGTTTTATTAGAAAGCTCCCACACAACTTAGTTGAATCTTTCAAATCTACACTCGACGAAGTTCGTGAAGCAGACATTTTGATTCATGTTGTAGATATTTCTCATCCTAATTTTGAAGAACAAATATTGACAGTAAATAGAACCTTGCAAGAATTAGATGCAATAAATAAACCTATTCTGCTGGTATTTAACAAAATTGATGCTTTTTCTTATATAGAAAAAGATGAAGACGATTTAACTCCTATACTTAAGGAAAACTTTAGCCTTGAAGATCTTAAAAAAACCTGGATCACAAAAAACGATTATCCAAGCATTCTAATTTCTGCAAAAACAAAAAATAATATTGATGAATTTCGGGATATATTATACCATCATGTGAAAATTGTCCATAAAAAGAGATATCCTTATAATGAATTTTTATACTAATTCTTCCTTTTAGAATTAGTTAAAGTCCCTGAAATTCCTTTATTGCAAGAGCTAATTTTGTATTTTTTTTTTACGTAAACACTATTCAAATAGTTCTTCAACAATTTCTTTGAATAGATTTTTTGAAAAATATTTGTATTTTTAAATAATACATATTACATTTGCTTCAATTATCAGTTTATTTCAACTCTTTTTCCCAAACAAGAGTTAATAGATTATTGTTTTACTTAAAAAATTAAAATTATGTGTACAATTCAAGCCCACATGTCAGGAGTTTTTCATTTTACAGATGGAAGTATTCCAAAAGTCAAAATTGGTGATAACATTGAAATTGATCAAACCGTAGGATTTATTGAAGCAGAAGGCGAGTATAGCCCAGTTATTTCTTCGTGCGAAGGTGAAGTTAAAGAAATTAAAACTAATGAAAATGAAGATATTGAGGTAAAAAATGAAATTTTCATTATTCAATCAGAAGGTTGTTAGATTTAGGGGATAGTAGAGATAGGCCTATATTGGCTTTATGAACAAGTAACATATTTCATATTACTATCTATGACATTATTAAAAATACAAAAAAATGGAATAAAACAACAATCAGTTTTATGTGTATTTACTTCAATATCACCAATTTGCCATTTTTAATAAATCTCGAACTTCTCACTTGATAAAAATATGTACCTTTTTTTAGATTATTGATTTTAATCGCAGCTTGTTTGCTGAAATTTTCAGACATAACTATTGTTGCGTTAGAATTATAAAGTACAAATTTACACTCATTTTCAATATTTGTAACTATATTTATATAGTTTTTTCGACTTATCGGATTAGGATAAACATGTATGAAATCCTGGGTTTGGTGTAAACAATTATCATCAACTATTGTTGAAACACTATCGCCTTCAAAAGATATTACAAGTTGGCCAAAGTTGTTGATAGGGCTCATATTGTTAAAAAACACATCTCCATTCTCTCCGTTAATAGCAATATCTGCACTATCAATTATATTTCCCCATGTATCTCCGTATTCGTTTGAGTTTCGCTTGTATAGTTTTATCTTTGAAGGATTTGCAGAATTTTGTGTAGAAATATTTCCTGCATCATAAAATGAAATCCCCGTCAAAGAAGTGAAATTGTCGTTTTCGCCATAATTATTAATAATCCAATAACTTTCGCTGAGAGGATAAACATTTGGTGAATGATCTGGCAGTAGATTTATTCTAGATGCAACTAACTCTCCGTTTGGAAAAGTTCCACTATTTTGGAAATCTAAAACAATACCGGTACCTGTAAAATCAGCTAACATGCCACCATAAACATCTAACCTATAACTTGTTCCTCCACCAACTGGCGCATTAGACTCAATTCTGCTTGCTGCCCCATTCATTTCTGCATGAAAAATGTTTGCCCTATCAGTAATCATTCCTTCATTACGGTTAAATTGATAATACGCAATCAAGTCAAGGTCACTAGAAGGAATTTTTGTAAGGTGCATTTGTTCTCGAATTTCATTTTGCGAAATGGCTTTATTCCAAATACATACCTCATCTATTTCACCTGAGAAATTCCTTGAAGCCCATCCATGATACGATCCAATATCTGTACTTGAATTAAAATTAACAGAATCTGGAGCAACTACATGAGAACTATATATCCCATTCAAATATACTGTAATAGAATCAGGACAAACCACTAAAGCCACATGAGACCACTTATCTACCTGAATAAACAAACCACTATTCCACCCCCAGTTTCCTCCGGGCCAATGATAGCCTAACTCCATATTTTGACGAATATTGATACCTGCTCCCACATCGTGGTGCATAATAAATCCTGTATATTCAGGAAGAATAATATTTGGTTTAATCCATGCAGACATTGAAATGGAATTCGTATTGATATTAAGCGAAGGTATTGAAGCATAGTCACCGGAATTAGACAAATTCAATGCCATGCCGGGAATTGTATCTGCTTGACATTCCGAAGAAATAGTAATGAAATCTGAAATAGTTTGATTGTCAGTTCCAAAAGTGTCTGTAACAGTTAAACTTACCGAATATGTGCCAGGGACAGAATAAACTACTTTTGGATTTCGTATAGCAGAAGTCGAAGGACTTCCTCCGGGAAATTCCCACGACCAACTTGCATCAACCTCCGAAATGCATGAGTGATCGACATAATAAATCGTATCGCGAGTACAAAATGACTGCAATCTATCTGCCGAAATTTGAGCTATCGGAATAGAATTTTCAATAAAATCGCATTCATAAACACTCCTATTTGTTGCATTCCTGATTTTCGATTTTCTGTAATGCGGAACTAATTTTATAGAACTGGTGCTTAAGGGCAAATTATTATTGAAAAGTTCCCAATCAATCATCCCATTATTTCTGTAATATACTGCTCGGCGTGTTCCAATATAAACTCCGCCGTTTGTACCTCGTTGGTGGACAATATTTGTTGGGTATTCGCCATCGAGCGTATTTGTAGAAATATTTATCCATGAATTTCCCCCATCTTCAGATTTAAAAGCCTGATATCCGGCAATATTAGGATAATCGCTGTATTGTGAAGTACGTGCAATCCATATAATATTTTCGTCTTCACTGCTAACAGCGATATCGTATGGAACCCAGGCATATCCATTAATTTCTGAAGAAGTAGGTGTTATTTCTGTCCAATTAGCTCCTCCATCAGTCGATTTCCATAGCTTTTTTGTTCCCCACCAATCAGAATATGTTGCTACATAAATATAATCTGGATTTGTCCATGCAACTTTTACAGAAGTTACATCTTCATTAAAATCGTGAATCATGTGAAATGATGAGCCATTGTTTTCAGATTTCATTAACAAACTATTTATACCTGTATAAATAATATTATAGCAACAAGGATCGAATTCCAAATTGCTAGATTCGCCAACAAAATATGAAGCATTAGACATCATTGAAAATGGAAAAGGAGTTATATTCACATTTCTATCACCAGACAATAGTTTTCCTCCACCATCGTGATAAACCTGTCTGCCATTTCCGTAATTTACAAATCCACGGAAATTGTCTCCACCTTGAGTACAAATCCAACCGTTTAAATAAACATCATTGTCTTTCAGCAGAGTTCCATTATGATAAGTTCCGCCAAGCATGACTTCACCGTCCCAAAAACCTGCTCCAAATCCCCAAAAATCAGTTCCTGAAATTCCATACATCATACGGTTGATAGTATCACCGCCAGTGCTGGAGTAAAAAATCCCTCCATCGCAAGCCATCCAAAGGTCGTTTCCAAAATATCCAACATCGTGAATATCTGCATGAACATATTCCACTTTTTCGGGATGGCTCCATTTTGACGGACAAGTAAAAGAATTTCCGCCATCGTTTGAAACCCAGTGGTTTACTCCTGCAATATGGATTTTATTCGAATTAACAGGAGAAACTTCTAAGGCAAGATCGAAATAATATTGTCCCCCATCGTCTGTCCCTTCATCGCTCCAGCCCATTAGGTTTGGATTTGTTAAAGAAGGTGGGCCTCCGGGTTGAGGTCCGCAACAAATAAACGACCAGTTTGCTCCTGCATCTTGACTTGAATATAATCCATAGAGTCCGCTTCCTCCATTTACAGCACCTGTTGCAAGTGCCCATATATTTTCAGGAGCGGCTGCCGAAACCGAGATTTCTGTTCTTTTTTGCTCGTCTGGCGAAATTGGCATAGGCCAGCCATTTGTTTGCAAAGAAAAGCTAAGACCATTGTCAATAGATTTGTAAAATTCGGTTTTATTTCCGGTTTGTTTTATTGTGTAAATTATGTCTGGATTGGAGGTGTGAAATTCAATTTCCTGAAATGTTCCCAACAAAATTTCATCCCAATTTGCTCCAGCATCGATTGTTCTGTAAAAACCCAAATCGGAAGCAAGAAATAAAATGCTTGAATTTGTCGGGTGCATTAAAATATCTTTTACAGTATGATAATCATTTTGAAAACTTTGGTCTCCAGTAACGATCCAGTTTTGTCCACCATCTGTTGATTTATAAACTTTTCCGGCACCACCGAAATAAATAATATCTTCATTCAAAAAATCTATTTCCAGTGCAAATATTGTATTTAAGATAAAATCTCTTGTCAGAAGTGTCCAATTTTGTCCTTTGTCGATGGTTTTCCAAAGCCCGGCAGTGGCTGTTCCTGCATATAAAACATTAGGATTACTAGCAGATTGTTCAACAGTGTAACAATGTGCTGCTCCCGGAGCATAACTTCTGTCTGCAGCATCTTTATCAAAGTCGAAAGGTCCTATACATTCCCATTCGGATTGTGCTGATTTTTTTGACAAAGATTTGTAAATGTACGACTCTAAATTGTCTTTATATTTTTTAGTTGTGAACTTACTTTTTGACTTACTACTCCTTGTATGATCAATAAGCCAATGTTTGTAGAATTGAGTATATGTGTTTTTTTCGAATACCTTCGATTCGTAATACTTTTT
The window above is part of the Bacteroidota bacterium genome. Proteins encoded here:
- a CDS encoding CPBP family intramembrane metalloprotease, which codes for MIAFIVISCFLIIFVIGLVLAIPIFDLNIFTDPSILDSENLKKNVDFLKYLQILQSVGLFVLPPFIIAFLFSYKIKNYLKLDTGISPSFFIIAVIVMISGLPIIEFLARINSFLELPEFMSGIENWMKNAEEKAAELTAIFLQTKGFNDLLVNLLMIAIIPAIGEELLFRGVVQKVFIDLTKNIHWGIFISAFIFSAGHFQFYGFLPRLALGMFFGYLLVWSGSIWLPIIAHFVQNAMAVFFYHFFADKFSEEEIFELSENYIDSNLLLILSFLVLISGIFIIRMINRRKVQV
- the hflX gene encoding GTPase HflX, translated to MSGYLTTDDKELAILIGVVNQQQNEKQVEEYLNELAFLVETAGAVPVKKFTQKVDQANPKTFVGSGKLNEIIGFVKENEINLVVFDDELTPTQLRNIEKAIECKILDRTNLILDIFAKRARTAHSKVQVELAQYEYLLPRLTRMWTHLERQRGGIGLRGPGETEIETDRRIIRDKISNLKVQLKQIDKQMATQRKNRGKLVRVSLVGYTNVGKSTIMNMLSKSNIFAENKLFATLDTTVRKVVIENLPFLLSDTVGFIRKLPHNLVESFKSTLDEVREADILIHVVDISHPNFEEQILTVNRTLQELDAINKPILLVFNKIDAFSYIEKDEDDLTPILKENFSLEDLKKTWITKNDYPSILISAKTKNNIDEFRDILYHHVKIVHKKRYPYNEFLY
- the dusB gene encoding tRNA dihydrouridine synthase DusB: MKIDNIEFPKYPVFLAPLEDVTDIVFRSLCKQYGADMMYTEFVSSEALIRDVKRSIQKMEIFDYERPIGIQLYGNKIESMVEAAKLAENLNPELIDLNFGCPVKKIATKGGGAGLMKDIPKMVEMTAEVVKATKLPVTAKTRLGWDESNKNIVEIAERLQDVGIKAITIHGRTRTQMYKGEADWTLIGEVKNNPRIKIPVIGNGDIDNPEIALEMFNRYGVDAIMVGRASIGKPYIFKEIKHFLETGELLAKLTIPQQLELLKIHIDKSIDYAGTPRGIIRLRRHMAQSFKGLPYFRDLRIAMLRCSDYDELMGILGQISEKYADY
- a CDS encoding energy transducer TonB — protein: MEIKKSPKADLEKQRVIFIEIGLVLALSLILFAFEWTSSKGSAGDLGQLSNVDSEEEIIPITRQEEVKPPPPPPPPQVTEVLNIVEDDVEIEEELEIEETEADEETEVEIIEVADEEEEAEIFHIVEDMPQFPGGDIELRKYIATKVVYPQIARETGIEGKVYVSFVVNSKGAVTKVQLVRGVDPLLDKEALKVIEGLPKWTPGKQRGKPVNVSFTVPITFKLG
- a CDS encoding T9SS type A sorting domain-containing protein, giving the protein MKKFAIFIFTILLLCIETFGQTQIKYDEHKSDLPEWVKLMYKENPDVGEVVKAYKKYYESKVFEKNTYTQFYKHWLIDHTRSSKSKSKFTTKKYKDNLESYIYKSLSKKSAQSEWECIGPFDFDKDAADRSYAPGAAHCYTVEQSASNPNVLYAGTATAGLWKTIDKGQNWTLLTRDFILNTIFALEIDFLNEDIIYFGGAGKVYKSTDGGQNWIVTGDQSFQNDYHTVKDILMHPTNSSILFLASDLGFYRTIDAGANWDEILLGTFQEIEFHTSNPDIIYTIKQTGNKTEFYKSIDNGLSFSLQTNGWPMPISPDEQKRTEISVSAAAPENIWALATGAVNGGSGLYGLYSSQDAGANWSFICCGPQPGGPPSLTNPNLMGWSDEGTDDGGQYYFDLALEVSPVNSNKIHIAGVNHWVSNDGGNSFTCPSKWSHPEKVEYVHADIHDVGYFGNDLWMACDGGIFYSSTGGDTINRMMYGISGTDFWGFGAGFWDGEVMLGGTYHNGTLLKDNDVYLNGWICTQGGDNFRGFVNYGNGRQVYHDGGGKLLSGDRNVNITPFPFSMMSNASYFVGESSNLEFDPCCYNIIYTGINSLLMKSENNGSSFHMIHDFNEDVTSVKVAWTNPDYIYVATYSDWWGTKKLWKSTDGGANWTEITPTSSEINGYAWVPYDIAVSSEDENIIWIARTSQYSDYPNIAGYQAFKSEDGGNSWINISTNTLDGEYPTNIVHQRGTNGGVYIGTRRAVYYRNNGMIDWELFNNNLPLSTSSIKLVPHYRKSKIRNATNRSVYECDFIENSIPIAQISADRLQSFCTRDTIYYVDHSCISEVDASWSWEFPGGSPSTSAIRNPKVVYSVPGTYSVSLTVTDTFGTDNQTISDFITISSECQADTIPGMALNLSNSGDYASIPSLNINTNSISMSAWIKPNIILPEYTGFIMHHDVGAGINIRQNMELGYHWPGGNWGWNSGLFIQVDKWSHVALVVCPDSITVYLNGIYSSHVVAPDSVNFNSSTDIGSYHGWASRNFSGEIDEVCIWNKAISQNEIREQMHLTKIPSSDLDLIAYYQFNRNEGMITDRANIFHAEMNGAASRIESNAPVGGGTSYRLDVYGGMLADFTGTGIVLDFQNSGTFPNGELVASRINLLPDHSPNVYPLSESYWIINNYGENDNFTSLTGISFYDAGNISTQNSANPSKIKLYKRNSNEYGDTWGNIIDSADIAINGENGDVFFNNMSPINNFGQLVISFEGDSVSTIVDDNCLHQTQDFIHVYPNPISRKNYINIVTNIENECKFVLYNSNATIVMSENFSKQAAIKINNLKKGTYFYQVRSSRFIKNGKLVILK